The proteins below come from a single Mesorhizobium loti genomic window:
- a CDS encoding IS5 family transposase gives MPFKHNTRRRHHIEKMKFRVTNWPEYEAGLRHRGSLTLWVTPEALSRWQAPRRKTRGGQHRYSDLAIETTLTLGLVFGLRLRQAEGLLESVLQLMGLALAVPDHTTLSRRARTWQSPNKRHDRRVAPEGPVHVLVDSTGLQVYGAGQWLEEKHGARSRRSWRKLHLALDADSGEIIAHTLTDQDTGDVSQVEPLLDQIGGPIGQFTADGAYDGKPTYDAVIDHSAAAAIVIPPRVNAVEPFDDRPAGQRDQHIAAIGRDGRMKWQVSNGYGKRSLVETAIGRYKSTIGRRLRARSLPVQQTEVAIGCAVLNRMLACARPKSARRKAATA, from the coding sequence ATGCCTTTCAAACACAATACCCGCCGCCGCCATCATATTGAGAAGATGAAGTTCAGGGTGACGAACTGGCCAGAATATGAGGCAGGACTTCGTCATCGCGGCAGTTTGACCCTGTGGGTGACACCGGAAGCCCTGTCCAGGTGGCAAGCGCCAAGACGCAAGACACGTGGCGGCCAGCACCGCTATTCTGATCTGGCGATCGAGACCACCTTGACGCTGGGCCTTGTGTTTGGCCTGCGGCTGCGCCAGGCAGAAGGCTTGCTGGAATCGGTGCTGCAACTGATGGGGCTGGCGCTCGCTGTCCCCGATCATACCACCCTGAGCCGTCGGGCGCGGACATGGCAATCGCCCAACAAACGGCATGATCGCCGGGTTGCGCCGGAGGGACCAGTGCATGTTCTTGTCGACAGCACCGGCCTGCAGGTCTACGGCGCGGGTCAGTGGCTGGAGGAGAAGCACGGCGCCAGATCCCGTCGCAGTTGGCGCAAGCTGCATCTGGCACTGGATGCCGACAGCGGCGAGATCATTGCCCATACCCTGACTGATCAGGACACTGGCGATGTGTCTCAAGTTGAGCCACTGCTCGACCAGATTGGCGGTCCGATCGGACAGTTTACTGCTGACGGCGCCTATGACGGAAAACCGACTTACGACGCAGTCATCGATCACAGCGCTGCCGCCGCAATCGTCATTCCGCCTCGCGTCAACGCGGTCGAACCATTCGACGATAGACCTGCCGGCCAAAGGGACCAGCATATCGCCGCAATCGGCAGAGACGGCCGGATGAAATGGCAGGTCTCCAACGGTTATGGCAAACGCTCGCTGGTCGAGACCGCCATAGGGCGATACAAGTCCACCATTGGGCGGCGTTTGCGGGCACGGTCGCTTCCCGTTCAGCAGACCGAAGTCGCCATCGGCTGCGCCGTCCTCAACCGCATGCTTGCCTGCGCACGCCCGAAATCAGCCCGCCGCAAGGCGGCCACGGCATAG
- a CDS encoding IS110 family transposase: MSEVRTIGLDLAKNVFQVHGADETGAVVFRKQLRRGRVLKFFGGLPRCLVAMEACGSSHFWAREIGHLGHEVRMIPPAYVKPFLKRQKNDMADAEAICEAAQRPTMRFVAVKSEERQAAAVVLRTRDLLIRQRTQTINALRGHLAEFGEVVPQGLSFASKLIAMIEDPQTALPETARTALRFLTASLSQLNDQIRVLDAQIVRRAREDETARRLMTVPGIGPLIATALVALAPSPETFKRGRDFAAWLGLVPRQHSTGGKQRLGSTTKMGDRSLRRLLIIGANSELVWRARKGATPGTWLAKMLAHKPPMLVRVALANKMARMIWAIMAKGGIYRAPVAAV, translated from the coding sequence ATGAGCGAAGTTCGTACGATCGGTTTGGATTTAGCCAAGAACGTGTTTCAGGTCCACGGGGCTGACGAAACAGGTGCTGTTGTGTTTCGCAAGCAATTGCGGCGCGGGCGGGTTTTGAAATTCTTTGGTGGCCTGCCACGGTGCCTGGTTGCGATGGAAGCCTGCGGAAGCTCGCATTTCTGGGCGCGTGAGATAGGGCATTTGGGACACGAAGTCCGTATGATCCCACCGGCCTACGTGAAGCCCTTTTTGAAGCGGCAGAAGAACGACATGGCTGATGCTGAGGCGATCTGCGAGGCGGCGCAACGACCAACGATGCGCTTTGTTGCCGTGAAGAGCGAAGAAAGACAAGCCGCAGCAGTGGTGTTGCGCACCCGCGATCTGCTGATCCGGCAGCGCACGCAGACCATCAATGCGCTGCGCGGCCACCTTGCGGAATTTGGTGAAGTCGTGCCGCAGGGTTTAAGCTTCGCTTCGAAACTGATTGCGATGATTGAGGATCCGCAAACGGCTCTTCCAGAAACTGCGCGGACTGCTCTGCGGTTTCTGACAGCAAGCTTGTCCCAACTGAATGATCAGATTCGCGTGCTGGATGCACAGATTGTGCGCCGGGCTCGTGAAGATGAGACCGCACGCCGGTTGATGACAGTTCCCGGAATTGGCCCATTGATTGCCACCGCACTGGTGGCTCTGGCGCCATCGCCTGAAACCTTCAAACGTGGGCGGGACTTCGCCGCATGGCTTGGGCTTGTGCCGCGACAACATTCGACAGGCGGCAAACAGCGTCTCGGCTCCACGACGAAGATGGGGGATCGATCTCTGCGGCGGCTCCTGATCATAGGGGCCAATAGCGAGCTTGTGTGGCGCGCCCGCAAGGGTGCAACACCAGGCACGTGGCTGGCCAAGATGCTGGCGCATAAACCACCGATGCTGGTGAGGGTGGCGCTTGCCAACAAGATGGCGCGAATGATCTGGGCTATCATGGCCAAGGGAGGAATATACAGAGCTCCGGTTGCTGCGGTCTAA
- the idi gene encoding isopentenyl-diphosphate Delta-isomerase: MRVGPTGGFKQPIVSAMDTIGSYECQEHVVLLGEEYQVIGTAPKLEAHERGLLHRAFSTFVVNTLGEIRMQGRAVVNYHSPGCWSNTCCGHPRRGEAALAAPHRRLEEEMGFDCGLRPAGVFQYRARVEPGLIEHEIDHLFVAVCNEMPVPNPAEVSDWTYVPPPTLSRCLSEKPSEFTAWLPYAFAHVRNHLSVVTQL; the protein is encoded by the coding sequence ATGAGAGTTGGACCTACTGGTGGCTTCAAGCAACCGATTGTATCGGCGATGGACACCATAGGCTCTTACGAGTGCCAGGAGCACGTCGTGCTCCTGGGTGAAGAATACCAGGTAATCGGTACGGCCCCTAAACTGGAAGCGCATGAAAGAGGGCTTCTGCACCGAGCGTTCTCGACTTTTGTGGTCAACACCTTGGGTGAAATCCGAATGCAGGGTCGTGCCGTGGTGAATTATCACTCGCCGGGTTGTTGGTCCAACACGTGCTGCGGTCATCCCCGACGAGGTGAGGCCGCGTTGGCTGCCCCTCACCGCCGGCTCGAAGAAGAGATGGGATTTGATTGCGGACTGCGGCCAGCCGGGGTCTTTCAATATCGGGCGCGCGTCGAGCCTGGACTGATCGAGCACGAGATTGACCATTTGTTCGTCGCTGTATGCAACGAAATGCCGGTGCCCAACCCGGCTGAGGTGAGTGACTGGACCTACGTTCCTCCTCCGACACTTTCCCGATGTCTGAGCGAGAAACCTTCCGAATTTACTGCATGGCTACCATACGCTTTTGCGCACGTCCGAAATCATCTCTCTGTAGTTACGCAGTTATGA
- a CDS encoding DUF2285 domain-containing protein — MLPVIAEQLCASSATSPFKLSALPCRATVLLAPDKDQHVLLRNAEHTLQLAVSGADILHPVCLRTEAIWPAMLSKPRLRALQRLNALSVGQHLPARLFPPERRGPRLTFVLRALDGSLAGASHRELAEALIGHRRVHADWRDPRDHMRDRIRRAVPHGRALMNGGYKEFLT, encoded by the coding sequence GTGCTGCCGGTCATAGCAGAACAACTGTGTGCATCGTCGGCGACATCGCCGTTCAAGCTCTCGGCATTGCCATGTCGTGCGACGGTCCTGCTGGCGCCCGACAAGGACCAGCATGTTCTTCTTCGCAATGCGGAGCATACGCTCCAGCTCGCCGTCTCTGGCGCGGATATCTTGCACCCTGTCTGCCTCCGTACAGAGGCGATCTGGCCGGCAATGCTTTCGAAGCCCCGCCTGAGGGCGCTCCAGCGCCTCAATGCTCTAAGTGTGGGTCAACATCTGCCTGCCCGCTTGTTTCCGCCGGAAAGACGCGGTCCCCGTCTAACCTTCGTTCTTCGTGCGCTCGACGGCTCACTTGCCGGGGCGTCACATCGCGAGCTCGCCGAAGCGCTGATTGGTCACCGGCGCGTCCATGCCGACTGGAGGGATCCTCGCGATCATATGCGCGACCGCATTCGCCGCGCCGTCCCGCATGGCCGCGCCCTCATGAACGGAGGGTACAAAGAGTTCCTCACTTGA
- a CDS encoding IS6 family transposase: MTRFSRDPLYRRHRFPAQVIAHAVWLYFRFPLSLRMVEDMLAARGVIVSHQTVRLWAEKFGRHFANDIRKRSAGKLGDKWYLDEVVITIGGKKHWLWRAVDQDGFVLDVLVQSRRNAKAAKRLMRKLLKGQGRSPRVMITDKLRSYGAAKREIMPGVEHRSHKGLNNRAENSHQPVRRRERIMKRFKSARHLQRFVSVHDPIANLFNVPRHDIPSTHHRELRATAMQAWRQIARLHAE; this comes from the coding sequence ATGACCAGATTTTCCCGTGACCCTCTTTATCGTCGCCACCGATTTCCGGCGCAGGTGATTGCCCATGCCGTTTGGCTCTATTTCCGGTTTCCGCTCAGCCTGCGGATGGTCGAGGATATGCTGGCAGCTCGTGGCGTCATCGTCTCTCACCAGACCGTGCGACTTTGGGCTGAGAAATTTGGCAGACACTTTGCCAATGATATCCGGAAGCGATCGGCCGGCAAGCTCGGCGACAAATGGTATCTCGATGAGGTTGTCATCACCATCGGTGGAAAGAAACACTGGCTTTGGCGCGCCGTTGATCAGGACGGGTTTGTTCTCGACGTGTTGGTGCAAAGCCGTCGCAATGCCAAGGCGGCAAAGCGCTTGATGCGAAAGCTTCTGAAAGGGCAAGGCCGTTCGCCGCGTGTGATGATCACCGACAAGCTTCGATCCTACGGTGCGGCGAAGCGGGAGATCATGCCAGGCGTCGAGCATCGCTCGCACAAGGGCCTGAACAATCGGGCGGAGAACTCTCATCAACCCGTCCGACGGCGGGAGAGGATCATGAAGCGCTTCAAGTCAGCGCGACATCTTCAGCGTTTCGTTTCCGTCCACGACCCGATCGCCAACCTCTTTAACGTTCCCCGCCACGATATTCCATCCACCCACCATCGAGAACTGCGAGCAACTGCCATGCAAGCATGGCGCCAAATCGCGCGCCTTCACGCCGAATGA
- a CDS encoding IS6 family transposase, whose amino-acid sequence MTRFSRDPLYRRHRFSAQVIAHAVWLYFRFPLSLRMVEDMLAARGVIVSHQTVRLWAEKFGRHFANDIRKRSAGELGDKWHLDEVVITIGGKKHWLWRAVDQDGFVLDVLVQSRRNAKAAKRLMRKLLKGQGRSPRVMITDKLRSYGAAKREIMPGVEHRSHKGLNNRAENSHQPVRRRERIMKRFKSARHLQRFVSVHDPIANLFNVPRHDIPSTHHRELRATAMQAWRQIARLHAE is encoded by the coding sequence ATGACCAGATTTTCCCGTGATCCTCTTTATCGTCGCCACCGATTTTCGGCGCAGGTGATTGCCCATGCCGTTTGGCTCTATTTCCGGTTTCCGCTCAGCCTGCGGATGGTCGAGGATATGCTGGCAGCTCGTGGCGTCATCGTCTCTCACCAGACCGTGCGACTTTGGGCTGAGAAATTTGGCAGACACTTTGCCAATGATATCCGGAAGCGATCGGCCGGCGAGCTCGGCGACAAATGGCATCTCGATGAGGTTGTCATCACCATCGGTGGAAAGAAACACTGGCTTTGGCGCGCCGTTGATCAGGACGGGTTTGTTCTCGACGTGTTGGTGCAAAGCCGTCGCAATGCCAAGGCGGCAAAGCGCTTGATGCGAAAGCTTCTGAAAGGGCAAGGCCGTTCGCCGCGTGTGATGATCACCGACAAGCTTCGATCCTACGGTGCGGCGAAGCGGGAGATCATGCCAGGCGTCGAGCATCGCTCGCACAAGGGCCTGAACAATCGGGCGGAGAACTCTCATCAACCCGTCCGACGGCGGGAGAGGATCATGAAGCGCTTCAAGTCAGCGCGACATCTTCAGCGTTTCGTTTCCGTCCACGACCCGATCGCCAACCTCTTTAACGTTCCCCGCCACGATATTCCATCCACCCACCATCGAGAACTGCGAGCAACTGCCATGCAAGCATGGCGCCAAATCGCGCGACTTCACGCCGAATGA
- a CDS encoding class I SAM-dependent methyltransferase, with product MSEASQKKLDAFLGKMVGDLGAIATGAGVVLGDRLGLFKALREGGKMTAAELSTRTGTQERLVREWLSGQAAAGYVDYDEASDEFYLNAEQELVFADEDSPAFMAGAFEFLSALWLDEEKVRQAFQSGKGVAWHDHSACLFRGTERFFRPGYNANLIESWLPALEGVVEKLERGAAVADVGCGHGASTVLMARAFPNSRFVGFDYHAPSIERARKAAEEAGVGANTRFEVAAAKTYPGTYDLVAFFDCLHDMGDPAGAATHVHRSLKPDGTWMIVEPFAHDHLAANLNPVGRVYYAASTFLCTPASVSQEVGLGLGAQAGEARLRRVVTGGGFKRFRRAAETPFNLVLEARP from the coding sequence ATGTCTGAAGCGAGTCAGAAAAAGTTGGACGCATTCTTAGGGAAAATGGTCGGCGATCTCGGTGCGATCGCTACTGGCGCGGGAGTCGTGCTGGGGGACAGACTCGGCCTGTTCAAGGCATTGCGCGAAGGCGGCAAGATGACGGCCGCCGAACTTTCGACACGCACCGGCACCCAGGAACGCCTTGTAAGGGAATGGCTTTCCGGGCAGGCGGCGGCGGGCTACGTCGACTACGATGAAGCGAGCGACGAGTTCTATCTCAACGCCGAGCAGGAGCTGGTGTTCGCCGATGAAGATAGCCCGGCCTTCATGGCTGGCGCATTCGAGTTCCTGTCCGCGCTGTGGCTCGATGAAGAAAAGGTGAGGCAGGCATTCCAGTCCGGCAAGGGCGTCGCGTGGCACGATCATAGCGCGTGTCTGTTTCGCGGCACGGAACGGTTTTTCCGGCCAGGCTACAATGCCAATCTGATCGAATCCTGGTTACCGGCTCTGGAGGGCGTGGTCGAGAAGCTCGAACGCGGCGCCGCGGTCGCGGATGTCGGGTGCGGTCATGGCGCATCAACCGTGCTCATGGCGCGTGCTTTCCCCAATTCGCGCTTCGTCGGCTTCGACTATCACGCCCCTTCCATCGAGCGCGCCCGCAAGGCCGCCGAGGAGGCCGGCGTCGGCGCCAACACGCGCTTCGAGGTCGCGGCCGCCAAGACCTATCCCGGCACCTATGACCTCGTCGCTTTCTTCGATTGCCTTCACGACATGGGCGACCCAGCCGGCGCCGCCACCCATGTCCACAGGTCGCTCAAGCCGGATGGCACGTGGATGATCGTCGAGCCGTTCGCGCATGATCATCTGGCGGCGAACCTCAATCCCGTCGGACGCGTCTACTATGCCGCGTCCACGTTCCTGTGCACGCCTGCGTCCGTGTCACAGGAAGTTGGGCTCGGGCTTGGCGCCCAGGCCGGCGAGGCGAGGCTGCGCAGGGTGGTGACCGGCGGCGGCTTCAAGCGATTCCGTCGCGCCGCGGAGACGCCATTCAACTTGGTGCTGGAGGCTCGCCCCTAG
- a CDS encoding transposase: MSDSMSHHRTFEILTAEPVPSRRKPRHRSDEEKARLVAEAFSPGGNVSAVARSEGLDPSQLYAWRRKALSSGMVAPLTEGASKPAKFTRFEAVGSDTVEIVIGDAVVRAGGDVDPDRLARIIRAVRKA; the protein is encoded by the coding sequence ATGAGCGACAGTATGAGCCATCATCGAACATTCGAGATTTTGACGGCGGAGCCTGTGCCGTCCCGACGCAAGCCGCGCCATCGGTCGGACGAAGAGAAGGCACGGCTTGTCGCCGAAGCGTTCTCGCCAGGGGGCAATGTCTCGGCGGTTGCGCGTTCCGAGGGGCTGGACCCCTCGCAGCTCTATGCGTGGCGCCGCAAGGCGCTTTCGTCGGGCATGGTTGCGCCACTGACGGAGGGAGCGAGCAAGCCGGCGAAGTTCACGCGCTTTGAAGCGGTGGGCAGCGACACGGTGGAAATCGTCATTGGCGACGCAGTGGTGCGCGCCGGCGGCGATGTCGATCCCGATCGCCTGGCGAGGATCATCCGCGCGGTTCGTAAGGCATGA
- a CDS encoding IS6 family transposase — protein sequence MNTAIVSYKRHRFPPQIIAHAVWLYYRFPMSLRLVEEMLLERGIVVSYETIRRWGIKFGPHYTRRLRRKQPSRNDVWHLDEVVITITGRKHWLWRAVDQDGYVLDEIVQNRRNTKAAKRWLTRLLKKQGVAPKRMITDKLRSYGAARRQVMPDVEHRSHKGLNNRAENAHVPLRKRERMMQGFRSPGALQRFVSIFSALRNLFVPPRSKRSALATHIHRLQAMAEWTAVAMVS from the coding sequence ATGAACACCGCGATCGTCAGCTACAAGCGCCATCGTTTCCCGCCGCAGATCATCGCCCATGCAGTATGGCTCTACTACAGGTTCCCCATGAGCCTGCGTCTGGTCGAGGAAATGCTGCTGGAGCGCGGGATCGTGGTTTCGTATGAGACAATCCGCCGGTGGGGCATCAAGTTCGGTCCGCATTACACTCGCCGCTTGCGCCGTAAGCAGCCCAGCCGAAACGATGTCTGGCACCTGGACGAGGTCGTCATCACCATCACCGGCAGGAAACACTGGTTGTGGCGCGCCGTCGACCAGGATGGCTATGTGCTCGACGAGATCGTCCAGAACCGCCGCAACACCAAGGCGGCCAAGCGCTGGCTGACGCGGCTGCTGAAGAAGCAAGGCGTCGCGCCGAAGCGCATGATCACCGACAAGCTGCGCTCCTATGGAGCAGCCAGGCGACAGGTGATGCCGGACGTCGAGCATCGGTCGCACAAGGGATTGAACAACCGGGCGGAGAATGCACATGTGCCGCTGCGAAAACGAGAGCGGATGATGCAAGGCTTCCGATCACCAGGAGCACTGCAACGCTTCGTTTCGATCTTCTCGGCTCTGCGCAATCTCTTCGTCCCGCCCCGCTCAAAACGCTCCGCTCTCGCTACACATATTCACCGCCTGCAGGCCATGGCGGAATGGACAGCCGTGGCCATGGTCAGCTGA
- a CDS encoding autotransporter domain-containing protein encodes MFQSFADKATASYDARSAQAFGEAGYELSYEFARFEPFANLAHVHLKTDGYREKDTNGAGLTSSSSSSDVTYTTLGLHAGSDFVVGGMAVKSYGTLGWRHAFGDVVPRAAHGFAGGQNFAISGTPVAKDAAILEVGLDFRLAANASLAVSYEGQIASSVQEHGVTAKLGVRF; translated from the coding sequence GTGTTTCAAAGCTTTGCCGATAAGGCGACAGCCTCCTACGATGCCCGTTCGGCGCAGGCCTTCGGCGAGGCAGGCTATGAGCTGAGCTACGAGTTTGCCCGCTTCGAGCCCTTCGCCAATCTGGCGCATGTGCATCTCAAGACGGACGGCTACCGCGAGAAGGACACGAACGGCGCCGGGTTAACGAGCAGCAGCAGCAGCAGCGACGTGACGTACACCACGCTGGGGCTTCATGCCGGTAGCGACTTCGTCGTTGGCGGCATGGCCGTCAAGTCATATGGGACGCTTGGCTGGCGGCATGCCTTTGGCGATGTGGTGCCGCGGGCCGCGCATGGCTTCGCCGGCGGCCAGAACTTTGCGATCAGCGGCACGCCGGTCGCCAAGGACGCTGCCATCCTCGAGGTCGGGCTGGACTTCCGTCTGGCGGCCAATGCCAGTCTCGCGGTCTCTTATGAGGGTCAGATTGCGTCCTCCGTGCAAGAGCATGGCGTCACCGCAAAGCTTGGCGTGCGGTTCTGA
- a CDS encoding S8 family serine peptidase → MRSAAVLLVATASSGALAQETPPYVNADGTGTYDLQAAMQSWRDDPEFQGNWGLKAMNADGAYALGITGNGVRIGVFDSGILSSHQEFVGGRLNLIYVEGFSTEGKPFGMSGEYNPEINDDHGTGMTGLIVASRDNKKMHGVAFGSPFYVANTGGRDDLQQGSNNPALDFNFFKSTFDALGKKNVRVVNESWGSDSAILSERRTGSISDLVFASRNFWKLRTGGTKTWLDAAVDGSRQHGFVQVVSNGNHSKSANPDLFASQPFLNPDVERKWLAVTGYDETGSQVYNKCGVAKWWCIMGPSGMSSTKTDGNYMDNANGTSAASPHISGALALVMSRYRYMSNEEAVTTLLTTAQNKIADPDREVPKRGDKTFDFLTAVKNGDSRIPNELGGWGLPDLKKAMAGPGQLFGHFAAGLPKGMSDTWANDISDEAIRARKDDDLKEQATLRQLLQSGQGENGKAFTEDDKKNLMNLIVTREKAMQTRGKDPVTGKTYVDSLEKLGDGHLILTGKNTYAGSTWVRGGKLSVDGSITSTVTVDGSGIGKEVEYYTPNGDKQTEQGTTGGTIGGTGTIGGLIAKAGGTVEPGSVTQPIGTLKVGDVGVRFEKGSTYAVEVNSLGASDRIETTGTVTVNGGTVKVPAGWLYKPETRYQILTAAGGMNGQFDKTTSDLAFLDPSLDHRTHDVGLTLSRNQVALASTAATANEMAVAAALENAFPLTPSPTSPGQATPAGEPRADATPELALAPPSPTVQALPATPLDPLLLAVLNLSKASAGHAWAPLSGEIHATVKGALIGESSYARDAVMERLRAAFDGVGASSVPVMAYGPDGVEPVCADTQRFAVWSQAYGAWGTADGDGNAAGYHRSARGFLAGGDVLLGDWRLGLAGGYGHSSYEVDARAASAEADNYTLALYAGTRIEALSLNFGAAHSWHSIDTGRGSCFKALPIRRQPPTMPVRRRPSARQAMS, encoded by the coding sequence TTGCGCAGCGCCGCGGTGCTGTTGGTCGCGACCGCTTCGTCCGGGGCGTTGGCGCAGGAAACGCCGCCGTATGTCAATGCTGACGGAACCGGCACCTACGATCTACAGGCCGCCATGCAAAGCTGGCGCGATGACCCAGAATTCCAGGGCAATTGGGGACTGAAGGCAATGAACGCCGACGGTGCCTATGCTTTGGGCATTACCGGAAATGGGGTCAGAATTGGAGTGTTCGATTCCGGTATTCTGTCTAGTCACCAGGAGTTCGTGGGTGGTCGGCTTAATCTCATTTACGTCGAGGGGTTTTCCACGGAGGGCAAACCATTTGGGATGAGCGGCGAGTACAATCCGGAAATCAATGATGATCACGGAACTGGAATGACAGGGCTGATCGTCGCGAGCCGCGACAACAAAAAAATGCACGGCGTCGCTTTCGGTTCGCCCTTCTATGTTGCCAATACGGGCGGGCGTGACGATCTACAGCAGGGCTCCAACAATCCGGCCCTCGACTTCAACTTCTTCAAATCGACGTTCGATGCGCTCGGCAAAAAAAATGTAAGAGTGGTCAATGAGAGTTGGGGAAGCGATTCAGCTATTCTTTCGGAGAGACGTACAGGTAGCATTTCCGACTTGGTTTTTGCCTCCAGGAATTTCTGGAAGCTCCGGACGGGAGGAACCAAAACCTGGCTTGATGCAGCGGTCGATGGGTCCAGGCAGCATGGTTTTGTTCAGGTGGTCTCCAACGGCAACCATAGCAAGTCTGCTAATCCTGACTTGTTTGCCAGTCAGCCGTTTTTAAATCCGGATGTAGAAAGGAAGTGGTTGGCTGTTACCGGCTACGACGAAACAGGGAGCCAAGTCTATAATAAATGCGGCGTGGCAAAGTGGTGGTGTATCATGGGCCCCTCTGGCATGAGCTCGACCAAGACAGATGGCAACTACATGGACAATGCCAACGGCACATCGGCAGCTTCCCCCCACATTTCAGGGGCTCTTGCCCTTGTCATGAGCCGATATCGCTATATGAGCAACGAAGAGGCTGTCACAACACTGCTCACGACAGCTCAAAACAAGATTGCCGATCCGGATCGCGAAGTACCCAAACGTGGTGATAAGACCTTTGATTTTCTTACCGCGGTGAAGAATGGCGACAGTCGGATTCCGAATGAACTTGGCGGCTGGGGGCTTCCCGACCTGAAGAAGGCAATGGCCGGTCCCGGCCAGTTATTCGGGCATTTTGCGGCGGGCTTGCCGAAGGGAATGTCCGACACCTGGGCGAACGACATTTCCGATGAAGCGATCAGAGCGCGCAAGGATGACGATCTAAAAGAACAAGCAACTCTGCGCCAACTTCTACAAAGCGGCCAGGGGGAGAATGGTAAAGCATTCACCGAGGATGACAAAAAAAACCTGATGAATCTCATCGTCACTCGCGAGAAAGCGATGCAGACACGCGGCAAGGATCCGGTGACGGGCAAGACCTATGTTGACAGTCTGGAGAAGCTTGGCGACGGGCATCTCATTTTGACTGGGAAGAACACCTATGCGGGCAGCACTTGGGTACGCGGCGGCAAGCTGTCGGTGGATGGTTCGATCACCTCGACGGTGACGGTGGATGGCAGCGGCATTGGCAAAGAGGTTGAATACTATACGCCGAACGGCGACAAGCAGACCGAACAGGGCACGACCGGCGGGACGATTGGCGGCACCGGCACGATCGGTGGATTGATTGCAAAAGCGGGCGGGACGGTTGAGCCGGGCAGTGTGACGCAGCCGATCGGCACGCTTAAGGTTGGCGATGTGGGTGTTCGCTTTGAGAAAGGCTCGACCTATGCGGTTGAGGTCAATTCCCTCGGCGCAAGCGACCGGATCGAGACCACCGGCACGGTCACGGTCAATGGCGGCACGGTCAAGGTGCCGGCGGGATGGCTTTATAAGCCGGAGACCCGCTATCAGATCCTGACTGCGGCCGGGGGGATGAATGGTCAATTCGACAAAACGACCTCGGACCTTGCGTTTCTGGATCCGTCGCTTGATCACCGGACCCATGATGTCGGGCTGACATTGTCGCGCAACCAGGTGGCGCTGGCCTCGACGGCGGCAACGGCGAACGAGATGGCGGTTGCGGCGGCGCTGGAAAATGCCTTTCCCCTGACGCCGTCGCCGACATCACCCGGCCAAGCGACGCCGGCGGGAGAGCCTCGGGCGGACGCCACGCCAGAACTGGCGCTGGCGCCGCCATCGCCCACTGTACAGGCTCTGCCGGCGACCCCGCTCGATCCGCTGCTGCTTGCTGTTCTCAATTTGAGCAAGGCCTCGGCCGGCCACGCCTGGGCGCCGCTGTCCGGTGAGATTCATGCGACGGTTAAGGGTGCGCTGATAGGGGAGAGTTCTTATGCGCGCGATGCCGTGATGGAGCGTCTGCGTGCGGCGTTTGACGGGGTGGGGGCCTCATCCGTGCCTGTGATGGCCTATGGGCCGGACGGGGTGGAGCCGGTTTGCGCCGATACGCAACGGTTTGCTGTTTGGAGCCAGGCCTACGGCGCCTGGGGAACTGCCGACGGCGATGGCAATGCGGCCGGTTATCACCGCTCGGCGCGCGGCTTCTTGGCGGGCGGGGATGTCTTACTTGGCGATTGGCGGCTAGGCCTTGCGGGCGGTTATGGTCATTCCTCCTACGAGGTCGATGCGCGCGCCGCATCGGCCGAAGCGGACAATTACACGCTTGCCCTTTATGCCGGTACCCGAATCGAGGCGTTATCTTTGAATTTTGGGGCGGCGCATAGCTGGCATTCGATCGACACCGGCCGGGGGTCGTGTTTCAAAGCTTTGCCGATAAGGCGACAGCCTCCTACGATGCCCGTTCGGCGCAGGCCTTCGGCGAGGCAGGCTATGAGCTGA